The Mytilus galloprovincialis chromosome 7, xbMytGall1.hap1.1, whole genome shotgun sequence genome has a window encoding:
- the LOC143084010 gene encoding phospholipid scramblase 1-like isoform X3, whose amino-acid sequence MEEGIQERQKMSYAVIRPSNQQNSSYVPAKPTNKTEPSCSTVTKQPVITTRRPPAFGQIVKKQVWVEEKPTIPGVLPGLQYLTSLDQVFVKQHIDMMEKSDKWNRQLQGPDRGFNLRVLDNTSQEVMRFSREFICCAGCCCGYYESLRQVLTVEAPVGEVIGYVRQEFDKSGPCYSVRDAEDTIVYKITGPCCVCDCPCNRVRFPIVSADNTEEVGVISKNLGIENYFGDADTFGSKFPQDIDVKIKAVLLGAIMLIGCNNLLLEHRPVKKN is encoded by the exons ATGGAAGAag GTATTCAAGAAAGACAAAAAATGTCTTACGCAGTTATAAGACCTTCAAACCAACAAAATTCCTCATATGTTCCTGCAAAACCTACAAATAAAACAGAACCGTCTTGTAGTACTGTTACTAAGCAACCAGTGATTACCACTAGAAGACCCCCAG cttttgGTCAGATTGTAAAGAAACAAGTATGGGTAGAAGAAAAGCCGACCATTCCTGGTGTACTCCCCGGACTGCAGTACCTTACATCTCTGGATCAAGTGTTCGTCAAACAACATATTGACATGATGGAAA AGTCAGATAAATGGAATAGACAACTACAAGGACCAGATCGAGGATTCAATCTTCGTGTACTTGACAATACATCTCAG gAAGTTATGCGTTTCTCTAGGGAATTCATATGCTGCGCTGGATGTTGCTGTGGTTATTATGAAAGTCTTCGTCAAGTACTGACCGTAGAGGCACCAGTCGGGGAAGTAATTGGATACGTTCGACAGGA GTTTGACAAATCTGGACCTTGCTATTCAGTCAGAGATGCAGAAGATACCATCGTTTATAAGATTACTGGACCTTGCTGTGTATGTGACTGTCCCTGCAATAGAGTTAGATTTCCG ATAGTGTCAGCAGACAATACAGAGGAAGTAGGGGTAATCAGCAAAAATCTTGGTATCGAAAATTATTTCGGTGATGCTGATACGTTCGGTTCAAAGT TTCCACAAGATATTGATGTAAAAATCAAAGCAGTCCTGCTTGGGGCAATAATGTTAATC gGCTGTAATAATCTCCTTTTGGAACATCGACCAGTAAAGAAAAATTGA
- the LOC143084010 gene encoding phospholipid scramblase 1-like isoform X1 yields the protein MEEGIQERQKMSYAVIRPSNQQNSSYVPAKPTNKTEPSCSTVTKQPVITTRRPPAFGQIVKKQVWVEEKPTIPGVLPGLQYLTSLDQVFVKQHIDMMETMWEKANKYKILNKQSEQVYFVSEESDKWNRQLQGPDRGFNLRVLDNTSQEVMRFSREFICCAGCCCGYYESLRQVLTVEAPVGEVIGYVRQEFDKSGPCYSVRDAEDTIVYKITGPCCVCDCPCNRVRFPIVSADNTEEVGVISKNLGIENYFGDADTFGSKFPQDIDVKIKAVLLGAIMLIGCNNLLLEHRPVKKN from the exons ATGGAAGAag GTATTCAAGAAAGACAAAAAATGTCTTACGCAGTTATAAGACCTTCAAACCAACAAAATTCCTCATATGTTCCTGCAAAACCTACAAATAAAACAGAACCGTCTTGTAGTACTGTTACTAAGCAACCAGTGATTACCACTAGAAGACCCCCAG cttttgGTCAGATTGTAAAGAAACAAGTATGGGTAGAAGAAAAGCCGACCATTCCTGGTGTACTCCCCGGACTGCAGTACCTTACATCTCTGGATCAAGTGTTCGTCAAACAACATATTGACATGATGGAAA CAATGTGGGAAAaagcaaacaagtacaaaatacTAAACAAACAAAGCGAACAAGTTTACTTTGTGTCTGAAG AGTCAGATAAATGGAATAGACAACTACAAGGACCAGATCGAGGATTCAATCTTCGTGTACTTGACAATACATCTCAG gAAGTTATGCGTTTCTCTAGGGAATTCATATGCTGCGCTGGATGTTGCTGTGGTTATTATGAAAGTCTTCGTCAAGTACTGACCGTAGAGGCACCAGTCGGGGAAGTAATTGGATACGTTCGACAGGA GTTTGACAAATCTGGACCTTGCTATTCAGTCAGAGATGCAGAAGATACCATCGTTTATAAGATTACTGGACCTTGCTGTGTATGTGACTGTCCCTGCAATAGAGTTAGATTTCCG ATAGTGTCAGCAGACAATACAGAGGAAGTAGGGGTAATCAGCAAAAATCTTGGTATCGAAAATTATTTCGGTGATGCTGATACGTTCGGTTCAAAGT TTCCACAAGATATTGATGTAAAAATCAAAGCAGTCCTGCTTGGGGCAATAATGTTAATC gGCTGTAATAATCTCCTTTTGGAACATCGACCAGTAAAGAAAAATTGA
- the LOC143084010 gene encoding phospholipid scramblase 1-like isoform X2, whose amino-acid sequence MEEGIQERQKMSYAVIRPSNQQNSSYVPAKPTNKTEPSCSTVTKQPVITTRRPPAFGQIVKKQVWVEEKPTIPGVLPGLQYLTSLDQVFVKQHIDMMETMWEKANKYKILNKQSEQVYFVSEESDKWNRQLQGPDRGFNLRVLDNTSQEVMRFSREFICCAGCCCGYYESLRQVLTVEAPVGEVIGYVRQEFDKSGPCYSVRDAEDTIVYKITGPCCVCDCPCNRVRFPIVSADNTEEVGVISKNLGIENYFGDADTFGSKFPQDIDVKIKAVLLGAIMLIDFSHFEQGQQHW is encoded by the exons ATGGAAGAag GTATTCAAGAAAGACAAAAAATGTCTTACGCAGTTATAAGACCTTCAAACCAACAAAATTCCTCATATGTTCCTGCAAAACCTACAAATAAAACAGAACCGTCTTGTAGTACTGTTACTAAGCAACCAGTGATTACCACTAGAAGACCCCCAG cttttgGTCAGATTGTAAAGAAACAAGTATGGGTAGAAGAAAAGCCGACCATTCCTGGTGTACTCCCCGGACTGCAGTACCTTACATCTCTGGATCAAGTGTTCGTCAAACAACATATTGACATGATGGAAA CAATGTGGGAAAaagcaaacaagtacaaaatacTAAACAAACAAAGCGAACAAGTTTACTTTGTGTCTGAAG AGTCAGATAAATGGAATAGACAACTACAAGGACCAGATCGAGGATTCAATCTTCGTGTACTTGACAATACATCTCAG gAAGTTATGCGTTTCTCTAGGGAATTCATATGCTGCGCTGGATGTTGCTGTGGTTATTATGAAAGTCTTCGTCAAGTACTGACCGTAGAGGCACCAGTCGGGGAAGTAATTGGATACGTTCGACAGGA GTTTGACAAATCTGGACCTTGCTATTCAGTCAGAGATGCAGAAGATACCATCGTTTATAAGATTACTGGACCTTGCTGTGTATGTGACTGTCCCTGCAATAGAGTTAGATTTCCG ATAGTGTCAGCAGACAATACAGAGGAAGTAGGGGTAATCAGCAAAAATCTTGGTATCGAAAATTATTTCGGTGATGCTGATACGTTCGGTTCAAAGT TTCCACAAGATATTGATGTAAAAATCAAAGCAGTCCTGCTTGGGGCAATAATGTTAATC GACTTCAGCCATTTTGAACAAGGACAACAACACTGGTAA
- the LOC143084010 gene encoding phospholipid scramblase 1-like isoform X4: MEEGIQERQKMSYAVIRPSNQQNSSYVPAKPTNKTEPSCSTVTKQPVITTRRPPAFGQIVKKQVWVEEKPTIPGVLPGLQYLTSLDQVFVKQHIDMMETMWEKANKYKILNKQSEQVYFVSEESDKWNRQLQGPDRGFNLRVLDNTSQEVMRFSREFICCAGCCCGYYESLRQVLTVEAPVGEVIGYVRQEFDKSGPCYSVRDAEDTIVYKITGPCCVCDCPCNRVRFPIVSADNTEEVGVISKNLGIENYFGDADTFGSKCNSTRY; this comes from the exons ATGGAAGAag GTATTCAAGAAAGACAAAAAATGTCTTACGCAGTTATAAGACCTTCAAACCAACAAAATTCCTCATATGTTCCTGCAAAACCTACAAATAAAACAGAACCGTCTTGTAGTACTGTTACTAAGCAACCAGTGATTACCACTAGAAGACCCCCAG cttttgGTCAGATTGTAAAGAAACAAGTATGGGTAGAAGAAAAGCCGACCATTCCTGGTGTACTCCCCGGACTGCAGTACCTTACATCTCTGGATCAAGTGTTCGTCAAACAACATATTGACATGATGGAAA CAATGTGGGAAAaagcaaacaagtacaaaatacTAAACAAACAAAGCGAACAAGTTTACTTTGTGTCTGAAG AGTCAGATAAATGGAATAGACAACTACAAGGACCAGATCGAGGATTCAATCTTCGTGTACTTGACAATACATCTCAG gAAGTTATGCGTTTCTCTAGGGAATTCATATGCTGCGCTGGATGTTGCTGTGGTTATTATGAAAGTCTTCGTCAAGTACTGACCGTAGAGGCACCAGTCGGGGAAGTAATTGGATACGTTCGACAGGA GTTTGACAAATCTGGACCTTGCTATTCAGTCAGAGATGCAGAAGATACCATCGTTTATAAGATTACTGGACCTTGCTGTGTATGTGACTGTCCCTGCAATAGAGTTAGATTTCCG ATAGTGTCAGCAGACAATACAGAGGAAGTAGGGGTAATCAGCAAAAATCTTGGTATCGAAAATTATTTCGGTGATGCTGATACGTTCGGTTCAAAGTGTAA TTCCACAAGATATTGA
- the LOC143084010 gene encoding phospholipid scramblase 1-like isoform X5 → MEEGIQERQKMSYAVIRPSNQQNSSYVPAKPTNKTEPSCSTVTKQPVITTRRPPAFGQIVKKQVWVEEKPTIPGVLPGLQYLTSLDQVFVKQHIDMMETMWEKANKYKILNKQSEQVYFVSEESDKWNRQLQGPDRGFNLRVLDNTSQEVMRFSREFICCAGCCCGYYESLRQVLTVEAPVGEVIGYVRQEFDKSGPCYSVRDAEDTIVYKITGPCCVCDCPCNRVRFPFHKILM, encoded by the exons ATGGAAGAag GTATTCAAGAAAGACAAAAAATGTCTTACGCAGTTATAAGACCTTCAAACCAACAAAATTCCTCATATGTTCCTGCAAAACCTACAAATAAAACAGAACCGTCTTGTAGTACTGTTACTAAGCAACCAGTGATTACCACTAGAAGACCCCCAG cttttgGTCAGATTGTAAAGAAACAAGTATGGGTAGAAGAAAAGCCGACCATTCCTGGTGTACTCCCCGGACTGCAGTACCTTACATCTCTGGATCAAGTGTTCGTCAAACAACATATTGACATGATGGAAA CAATGTGGGAAAaagcaaacaagtacaaaatacTAAACAAACAAAGCGAACAAGTTTACTTTGTGTCTGAAG AGTCAGATAAATGGAATAGACAACTACAAGGACCAGATCGAGGATTCAATCTTCGTGTACTTGACAATACATCTCAG gAAGTTATGCGTTTCTCTAGGGAATTCATATGCTGCGCTGGATGTTGCTGTGGTTATTATGAAAGTCTTCGTCAAGTACTGACCGTAGAGGCACCAGTCGGGGAAGTAATTGGATACGTTCGACAGGA GTTTGACAAATCTGGACCTTGCTATTCAGTCAGAGATGCAGAAGATACCATCGTTTATAAGATTACTGGACCTTGCTGTGTATGTGACTGTCCCTGCAATAGAGTTAGATTTCCG TTCCACAAGATATTGATGTAA